Proteins from a genomic interval of Denticeps clupeoides chromosome 20, fDenClu1.1, whole genome shotgun sequence:
- the LOC114770672 gene encoding cyclin-dependent kinase 5 activator 1, whose translation MGTVLSLSPGSRRPGYYDDRPGSLSRYPSLSSRSLNSQKERGLKRGHSIFLPALTWKRLVASTKKRGAAKKGLPGGPGPVAPPPNNNNNVYQKDPVLHLNRENVKKSLSCANLSSYEGPAGPGYGRQQQQLSSVKKVPPGTGAASPKRVIVQASTSELLRCLGEFLCGRCYRLKRLSPADPVLWLRAVDRALLLQGWQDQAFVTPANVVFVYMLCRDVVDGDLVASEHELQAILLTCLYLSYSYMGNEISYPLKPFLVEAGKEAFWDRCLAIIDATSGKMLRINADPHFFTQVFAELKSEGGCGPQEYTRMLDR comes from the coding sequence ACCGGCCGGGCTCCCTCAGCCGCTACCCGAGCCTGAGCAGCCGCTCGCTGAACTCGCAGAAGGAGCGCGGCCTGAAGCGCGGCCACTCCATCTTCCTGCCCGCCCTCACCTGGAAGCGGCTGGTCGCGTCGACCAAGAAGCGGGGGGCCGCCAAAAAAGGCCTCCCGGGGGGCCCGGGGCCGGTGGCGCCGCCCccgaacaacaacaacaacgtctACCAGAAGGACCCGGTGCTGCACCTCAACCGCGAGAACGTGAAGAAGTCGCTCTCCTGCGCCAACCTCTCCAGCTACGAGGGCCCGGCGGGACCGGGCTACggcaggcagcagcagcagctctcgTCGGTGAAGAAGGTCCCGCCGGGGACGGGGGCCGCCTCCCCGAAGCGCGTGATCGTCCAGGCGTCCACCAGCGAGCTGCTGCGCTGCCTGGGCGAGTTCCTCTGCGGCCGCTGCTACCGGCTGAAGCGCCTGTCCCCCGCCGACCCCGTCCTCTGGCTCCGCGCCGTGGACcgcgcgctgctgctgcagggctgGCAGGACCAGGCCTTCGTCACGCCGGCCAACGTGGTCTTCGTGTACATGCTGTGCCGCGACGTGGTGGACGGGGACCTGGTGGCGTCGGAGCACGAGCTTCAGGCCATCCTGCTGACCTGCCTCTACCTGTCGTACTCCTACATGGGCAACGAGATCTCGTACCCGCTCAAGCCGTTCCTGGTGGAGGCCGGCAAGGAGGCGTTCTGGGACCGGTGCCTGGCCATCATCGACGCCACCAGCGGCAAGATGCTGCGCATCAACGCCGACCCGCACTTCTTCACGCAGGTGTTCGCCGAGCTCAAGAGCGAAGGGGGTTGCGGCCCGCAGGAGTATACCCGCATGCTGGACCGGTGA